The nucleotide window aaAAGTCTGTAGATCGGATATTGCAATGCTATATCCGTAACATGACTAGTCTTCCATCATTGTTGATAGAGGATTACCTACGGGAAGCGGGTTTTTGGCACGTGGCGATGATACGccgggggtgcaagttggaccctAAACTTATTAGTGCGTTGATAGAAAGGTGGAGACCCGAGACACACACATTTCATCTTCCATGTGGAGAGTGCACTATCACTTTGGAAGATGTGCATTTGCAATTAGGATTGCCGATGGACGGGGACGCAGTCACTGGGTCAGTTCATTCTGCTAATTGGGGAGCAGTATGCTACGAGCTTTTGGGTGCTATTCTGGATAATATTAACGGAGGTTGGATTGAGATGGGCTGGTTACGAGACATATTTCCAGAGCCGGATGATGATTCGACCAAACTAGAAAAAATTCGATATGCTCGAGCATACATTCTTCAGATAATTAGAGGTTATCTGATGCCGGACTTGTCACAAAACCTTGTACATCTGAGATGGCTGctgaaactcgttgattttagagcaTCTGGTGAATTTAGTTGGGGGCCTGCCATGTTGGCAACACTATATCGGGAGATGTGTGGGGCTACGCGATCGAATAAAGCGAAAATCggaggttgcctatcactactgcaatcatgggcacagtttcgctttccatttttacaTCCTCGAGTGgaccacccatatacattcccactcataacgagttaaattttatattagattttacaattattacgtagatttaaaatataatcgtatgctaaaattttatttaattaggtggaaccattcggCAAGTTATGCTTGATTACCTACCTGTCTtgaagatatacggcttctattagaGCAACGGTCGGAAGCACAAGtaagtattaaaaatatatatatacatacataataaaatagtggattcgtatttagtatttagtattttttatttaactaatatttccatcatttttatatagtttcaatggacaccatacgaggatcctGCAATTTGGGCAGTAATTCCGGATGAATACTTGCAAAATCCGAATGCTTGGCACGTGAATGTCCCATTGGTCAACTTTGCTATTGTAGAGATGCACCAATTAGACAGAGTATTACGGCAATTTAGATTCCAACAACCGATTCCTGTGGCACCTGAGGTGTTGGATGATCATCACAAAATCAACTTACGGCACTTGCATATGGATTGGCCGAGATTCTGGTCACACTATATCCAAATGTGGGAAGATCGGTATGATTGTGTACCTACTCGGGAACCGATCATCATTCCAGAGTTGGCGTGCGTGCCAgaatacatgccatggtttaggatccatggcaagccatatttactGTCAGAAGAGGAGAGGCAATGGCAATTGCGTGTCCAAAGGGAATGACGTGGCCCTTTAAATCCTAGAAGAAGGGATGACAACGCAGGCCTATCAACAGCGCCCAAACAATCACCCGGCCCAGCAACAGGACCTACACAGTCACCGGGCCCAACAGTTCAACCGTCAACACCCACAGCATAGCCTCTTCAGATGATGCCAGGTACGTATCCTAGCCCTTTTAtgtatcctagcccttatatgtttcctttttctAGTCCTATGGCAGGTTGGAATGCATGGCCCGGTTCATCTCCATTTTCGATTACTCCGAGTGGACCACTAATCCATAGGCAACCGTCGCACGAGGGATCGCAGGAATGACCGTCGGGGAGCTCTTCTTTTTCCAATCCCCATCACCTTATGGCTTTCAAACACCTCCGCCATTAATGATGCAAACACCTCCATAGTCACTATCTATCAAGGCGGGTCATCCTTCCAATACCCACAACCAGAATCCTCGCGAGCAAGCACAACCCCACGGAAGTTGGACAAAGAGGAATCCAACGCAGAATCCGTCGACGACCTCCATGTGGCAATCGAATCGTAATTTACAgacattgatttttattttaatatatttatacaaacattttgaatcttttatattatttcatgtaattagataaaggttgttttaaataaagtaattgtaatttacttttatatttttaataaaatggaaattattttaaataaagcaacattttgagtattttatattatttcatgtaattagataaaaggttgttttaaataaagtaattataatttacttttatatttttaataaaatggaaattattttaaataaggcaacattttgaatattttatattatttcatgtaattagataaaaggttgttttaaataaagtaattgtaatttacttttatatttttaataaaatggaaattattttaaataaggcaacattttgaatatttttatattatttcatgtaattagataaaggttgttttaaataaaataattgtaatttacttttatatttttaataaaatggaaattattttaaataaggcaacattttgaatatttttatattatttcatgtgataataaaaaggttgttttaaataaagtaattataatttacttttattttttaataaaatgaaaattattttaaataaagcattattttgaatatttttatattatttcatgtaataaaatataaataatacaacatatTGACAATTACAACAACTATCAACTATTGCGATTTGGACATGATCTACTTGTATGgcctgggttcctacaccatccaCATAACTTCTGTTGATTGGTTGTTTCTTGGATATCCATATTGTTGCATATTCTAGTCGAGCAAGGTCGACCCTTTGGTTTACGCCGCAACTCTCTATCCGGTAACAGCTTAAACGGAGCAAGCAATACAGAAGGCCACTTACGCTCATTTGGGACCAATGGGAATATGTGTCTCCACATGTTGTACATATATTCCAATTTGTACACGTCGTCGACATAGCTCATGGGGTCCAGACGAAGATTTTGACAAGCTACAATTACATGAGCGCATGGATAACGAAGTGTGTCAAACCTCCCACAATCGCAAGTCCTATTTCTTaagtgtacacgatattgcccGCCAGTAATACCTTGGTGCGGTTTGTCAAACTCTGTCACACGAAACCATAAGTTGTCTCGATCGTGACACACTATGTGCATAATGTTCGCCTGTGCCTTCGtcttgttaatttcttgcaatacctttGCGCACCATACATGGCCTCCCAGCATTTGGCCTGCATAACTCGCTGCTCGTTTCGAAAATTGTGCCGCTAAACAAAAAAATGTCTCTCGCACAACTAATGTTATCGGTAAATGACGTGTTCCTTTCAGAACAGAATTTATATATTCGGCCAGGTTTGAGGTCATGTGACCATATCGTAAGCCGCCgtcgtatgcttgtgtccactgtTTGAAAGGTATATTACATAGGTAGTCATGGCCCTCTTCATTAACTGAATGGAAAACTgccaacatctcatgaaaatggtccttacttatctcataccctgccaatataagttgatagcgaaaattacataccacttttccatttaaaataaattcaatattccaaacgaaattatattaatagagataaagttaaatacccatgttggttACTTGTCGTTTTTCAGTTGTAGAATGAAATTGCCCGTGGTAGTTGGACGCAACGTGCCTTAGGTAATACGATGGTGTGTGTGATGCCACATACTTCCCTGTCGTGCAATTGCAGCTAGTATTCCGGTGCCCCGATCTGATATGACACAGATATTAGGTTGGGGGAAAACATGCCTCCTTagcctagaaagaaagaaatcccagTCATCAGCTGACTCCCCTGGTGTTATTGCAAATGCAATTGGAAGGATTCTCCCACTGCCATCCTGTGCCACAACTAGCAATagccgatgggtatatctaccgtacataaaggtaccgtcaatttgtaccaatggcttacAATATGCAAATGCGTCGCGGCATTGCTTAAAGCTCCAGAAGAGACGCTTAAATACTTGGCATCTACGGAGCAATCGGTCGCTGTAGTATGCAGGTTCTATTTGAAGGTCTGTTATGCAACCTAGGACGTATCTCTCTAGCACTTGACACCACTGCCATATTTCATTATATGAAGCGTCCCACCCACTATGCATCTTCTCCAAAgccttctgcttagctatccaagccttgcgGTAAGAAGGCGTGTACCCCATTTGGTtacgaatattggcaattaagactAGCACTGAAGTCCTAAGATCTGCCTTCACCGTGGGTAGTATTAAGCTAGCTAACATAGctgaatccatcttgggatgatcttgtgaaatACCTGTCAACGAAGTACATTAAATAATGTAACATTACATAATAACAGTATTATTCAAAAACCTTAAATACTGTACCTGCAGCACATGTATGTGGACCTTTatacttttttatctcccacaaCCCTGTCCTTTTCCTCAACGAGGCGTAGATTTTCCATGAACAACTTCCGTCTTGCACTGCACACTTCGCCTCAAACTTATCGGATTTAGATTTAACCACGTGGTAGTTAACATCGTTAttgatgctatgttgtttcaatgcaccaagaaaactatccttaTTGGAAAAATCCTTACCAACTTCAAATTCACTCGAATCCAATAATGAACTTGTATGATCACGCGTTCTGTATGGTAGATTTGGAAACTCCAATGCATTATCTGCAGATAGATCAAAATTATGCATGTGGGCTGAAGGCGAGTATGCCCTGAATCAtagatcttcttcttcatctgaaccCCCTTCAACATCTTTAGGTTCAGTTGGAATAGGCTCTAGTTCAGAAAATAATCCAACTTCTGTACCATCGCGGCTGGGCTCTCgaggtggatccacatcggaCTCATCATCTAATCCACCATCATCTGCAACGTATGAGGTCCCCGCACTGGTGGACGTCATGAGGAGTACATCATCCTTTCTTCTGGGCGTTTCATAACGTCCCCAATTGGATGTAGATTGCCAAGCACTATAAGTTGATGTCGTTCCCTAATACGTATTTCCAGCATCAAACATCGACCCACCTaggtgcatgtcccatccactaacAGAGTGTCGTGCAGGGGTTGTGTATTCCATACCGCTACCAAAAACCAGCGGTTCCGTGTTATGTAACCCACTAACGGAGTGTCAGGTaggggtcgtgtattcctctTGAACAACAGCCGCAAATGTATCATTTGTCTAtgcaaattgtacatataactcaatatatggTGCTCCACTAGCAAAATGAGTCTGCACCATTGCCTCCAAGTTACGAGCACCTTTGATGTCGAACGACTCATATGTTACTAGATCAATAGAAGCACAAAACCAATACCTAATAGACAACACTTTCATTGGCGTCGTTCCGAATATTTTACGCCTAATCCTTTTACAAAGTTCTGTCAAATCTATAttctggttaaaaaccagtcgtattgtattttttgaataaaaacaACACCGTTCTCGGTGTGAAGaacctcaccatcatagtaaataacagcacTAATGCGTTCACTCATCTTTAATTTTTATCCTTCAtagcctctctattttttttttgctgtaagttatgcaacctgagaacaaaatttggctcatttatagccCAAGTTATTTCAGAAaccactgtagcaaaagagcgtccacgtgggagcttcttTCAGTACTTTTACTGAAAATGCAttctgcttgaagcgtttttgacactatttatgCAGACACGtcatctcaaaattatttttttagagaccactgtagcaaaagagcatccacgtggGAGCTTCTTCTAGTAATTTTGCTGAaaatgcatcctgcttgaagcgtttttaccACTATTTGCGCAGAcatgtcttctcaaaattattttttcagagactactgtagcaaaagagcatccacgtggAAGCTTCTTTTAGTACTTTTGTTGAtaatgcatcctgcttgaagcgttttttacACTAGTTGCACAgacacgtcttctcaaaattattttttcagatactactgtagcaaaagagaaTCTACGTGGGAGCTtctttcagtacttttgctgacaatgcatcctgcttgaagcgtttttgacactatttgcgcagacacgtcttctcaaatttatttttcagAGACTattgtagcaaaagagcgtccacgtagaAGCTTTTTTagattaacaaataatttaattaagtttccctaaaccccaaaccctaatttatttgattttttttcttaaataccctaataccctaaaccctaaaatcctaatctatttttttaatttataattaatttactcaagtaaacctaaaccctaatttatttgatttttccttaaaaccataaacactaaatcataatctaatttttaaaattagtaattaatttaattaacaaacactaaaccctaatttatttaattttttccttaaaaccctaaaatttaaaaactcaaaattccCAAAACCCTAACTCTAATTGCAAAAAACCCTAATAAAAACACAGGAAAAACGCTTCCTCAAGGAAGCGTTTGCCTACGTGGACAGAAAGCGCGCCCTCAAGGAATTGTCCACGTAGGCAAAGCACTTCCTTGAGGAAGCGTTTTCCTACTTTTTCCC belongs to Gossypium arboreum isolate Shixiya-1 chromosome 7, ASM2569848v2, whole genome shotgun sequence and includes:
- the LOC128295399 gene encoding uncharacterized protein LOC128295399, encoding MHNFDLSADNALEFPNLPYRTRDHTSSLLDSSEFEVGKDFSNKDSFLGALKQHSINNDVNYHVVKSKSDKFEAKCAVQDGSCSWKIYASLRKRTGLWEIKKYKGPHTCAAGISQDHPKMDSAMLASLILPTVKADLRTSVLVLIANIRNQMGYTPSYRKAWIAKQKALEKMHSGWDASYNEIWQWCQVLERYVLGCITDLQIEPAYYSDRLLRRCQVFKRLFWSFKQCRDAFAYCKPLDGSGRILPIAFAITPGESADDWDFFLSRLRRHVFPQPNICVISDRGTGILAAIARQGTCQNLRLDPMSYVDDVYKLEYMYNMWRHIFPLVPNERKWPSVLLAPFKLLPDRELRRKPKGRPCSTRICNNMDIQETTNQQKLCGWCRNPGHTSRSCPNRNS